One genomic window of Vicugna pacos chromosome 18, VicPac4, whole genome shotgun sequence includes the following:
- the ZNF48 gene encoding zinc finger protein 48, with product MERAVGSWGPDLRGPEDREQLRGARTGLGSENAEISQPDEYDHAPQEDDLGFKEEEDLAPGHEVGNASLKPEGIQTWDDLWVQREGPGKPQARDRGPRLLGEPRWGQVSDRAAVCGECGKSFRQMSDLVKHQRTHTGEKPYKCGVCGKGFGDSSARIKHQRTHSGEKPYRARPPAQGPPKIPRSRIPAGERPTICGECGKSFRQSSDLVKHQRTHTGEKPYKCGICGKGFGDSSARIKHQRTHRGEQPPRPVVSRRQPSRAAMAAAQGPKAQDKPYICTDCGKRFVLSCSLLSHQRSHLGPKPFGCDVCGKEFARGSDLVKHLRVHTGEKPYLCPECGKGFADSSARVKHLRTHSGERPHACPECDRTFSLSSTLLRHRLTHMEPQDFSFPGYPLAPLIPSPPPSSSPPPPPLGTSPPLTPRSPSHSGDGPFGLPGLEPEPGGPQAGEPPPPLAGDKPHKCPECGKGFRRSSDLVKHHRVHTGEKPYLCPECGKGFADSSARVKHLRTHRGERARPPPPSTLLRPHNPPGPALTTPRSRVRAQPSGPSQPHVCGFCGKEFPRSSDLVKHRRTHTGEKPYKCAECGKGFGDSSARIKHQRGHLVLRPFGTGDGRARPLKEEPPTGLE from the exons ATGGAGCGCGCGGTGGGGTCCTGGGGCCCGGATCTCCGTGGCCCAGAGGACAGGGAGCAGCTGAGAGGCGCCCGCACAG GTCTAGGGAGTGAGAATGCAGAAATTTCTCAGCCAGATGAGTATGATCATGCCCCACAGGAGGATGACCTGGGGTTCAAGGAAGAGGAAGATTTGGCCCCAGGTCATGAAGTAGGAAATGCCTCTCTCAAACCCGAAGGCATCCAGACCTGGGATGACTTGTGGGTCCAGAGAGAGGGACCTGGAAAACCTCAGGCTCGGGACAGAGGCCCCCGGCTCCTCGGAGAACCACGCTGGGGCCAGGTTAGTGATCGGGCTGCTGTGTGTGGTGAGTGTGGCAAGAGTTTTCGGCAGATGTCAGATCTGGTGAAACACCAGCGGACCCACACAGGGGAGAAGCCCTACAAGTGCGGGGTCTGTGGCAAGGGCTTTGGGGATAGCTCTGCCCGGATCAAACACCAGCGAACTCATAGCGGTGAAAAGCCCTACAGAGCCCGACCACCAGCCCAGGGTCCCCCAAAGATTCCTCGGTCCAGGATCCCTGCTGGTGAGCGCCCCACTATCTGCGGGGAATGTGGCAAGAGCTTCCGGCAGAGTTCTGACCTGGTGAAACACCAGCGGACACACACGGGTGAGAAGCCATACAAGTGTGGCATCTGTGGCAAGGGCTTTGGCGACAGTTCTGCCCGCATAAAGCATCAGCGGACACACCGAGGGGAGCAGCCCCCTCGGCCTGTGGTGTCCCGACGGCAGCCATCCCGAGCGGCCATGGCAGCTGCACAGGGACCTAAGGCCCAGGACAAGCCATATATCTGCACTGATTGTGGAAAAAGATTTGTGCTCAGTTGCAGCCTCCTGAGCCACCAGCGCAGTCACCTAGGGCCCAAACCTTTTGGCTGCGACGTGTGTGGAAAGGAATTTGCCCGGGGCTCAGATCTGGTGAAGCACCTGCGGGTGCACACAGGAGAGAAGCCCTACCTCTGCCCTGAGTGTGGCAAGGGCTTTGCTGACAGCTCTGCCCGGGTCAAGCACCTCCGTACCCACAGTGGTGAGAGGCCTCACGCCTGTCCGGAATGTGACCGCACCTTCAGCCTCAGCTCCACCCTTCTCCGCCACCGCCTCACTCACATGGAGCCCCAGGACTTCAGCTTCCCGGGCTACCCTCTGGCCCCCCTGAtccccagcccaccccccagctcaagcccacctccacctcccctcGGCACCAGCCCCCCGCTGACGCCTCGAAGTCCTTCACACTCAGGTGATGGCCCTTTTGGCCTGCCTGGCTTGGAGCCAGAGCCTGGGGGCCCACAGGCTGGGGAGCCACCCCCACCACTGGCGGGTGACAAGCCCCACAAGTGCCCTGAGTGTGGCAAGGGCTTCCGCCGAAGCTCGGACCTGGTGAAACACCATCGCGTACACACGGGGGAAAAACCCTACCTCTGCCCTGAATGCGGCAAGGGTTTTGCCGACAGCTCGGCCCGAGTCAAGCACCTCCGCACCCACCGTGGTGAACGGGCTcggccaccaccaccatccactCTCCTGAGGCCACATAACCCCCCTGGCCCAGCACTCACAACCCCTCGATCCCGAGTCCGGGCCCAGCCCTCCGGACCCAGCCAGCCCCATGTATGTGGCTTCTGTGGGAAGGAGTTTCCCCGGAGCTCAGATCTGGTTAAACATAGGCGAACACACACTGGGGAGAAGCCATACAAGTGTGCAGAATGTGGCAAGGGTTTTGGTGACAGTTCTGCCCGTATTAAGCACCAGCGTGGGCACCTGGTCCTGAGGCCCTTTGGGACAGGGGATGGTCGGGCAAGGCCCCTGAAAGAGGAGCCACCAACGGGACTAGAATGA